From Argopecten irradians isolate NY chromosome 2, Ai_NY, whole genome shotgun sequence, the proteins below share one genomic window:
- the LOC138314164 gene encoding cytochrome P450 2C3-like has translation MELDSLLVFNAVTVGVCVLLLMLLVRWVTHRPANLPPSPPGYLIVGHIPLLLKEKPEDLYRELRAQYGDVFCLKLGRTYSVVINGCDALRDAFVKQGDDFSDRPSGSYLLSYLMKNKGIVASSGEHWKRTRTLSIACLREFGFGKKTLEGRVLEEVEAFLGVINEQNGKPYNANRLIETAVSNVICSIVFGDRFEYDDDKFKKLLALLEKLFSLIPFRGCINVIPWLRYFPGDLIGIKLFTKVFHAVRDFIQEEIAEHKRTLDEGNIRDFIDAFLREKSKHELNDPVFDDFNIEISVMNLFVAGTGTTAATTQWAILYLLHYPDIQIKLRGEISSVVGTGRYPSLNDKPNMPYYQAFITEVSRKGNIAPVGLPYGAKHDIQFRGMTIPKGSLITANLDSVLMDPTMFPDPAKFDPNRYLGNDGQLTGKEKQVLTFSLGRRVCMGESLARLELFLILTSLVQRFDLVPADPDDLPTLLPVPGATLPQPFEFRAVLKTNKA, from the coding sequence ATGGAGCTAGATAGCTTGCTGGTATTTAACGCTGTGACGGTAGGCGTTTGTGTTTTACTGTTAATGTTACTTGTCAGATGGGTCACACACCGACCGGCCAATCTACCGCCCAGTCCTCCGGGCTACCTTATTGTTGGACACATTCCCCTCTTATTGAAAGAAAAACCCGAGGATTTATACCGAGAACTTCGCGCACAGTATGGGGACGTTTTCTGTCTTAAACTCGGTCGTACATACTCTGTTGTAATTAATGGTTGTGACGCGTTAAGGGATGCATTTGTAAAACAAGGAGATGATTTCTCTGATCGGCCAAGTGGCAGCTACTTACTGTCTTATCTTATGAAAAATAAAGGAATCGTGGCATCCTCTGGTGAACACTGGAAACGCACACGTACACTTTCCATCGCCTGTCTTCGTGAGTTTGGATTCGGGAAGAAGACTTTAGAAGGTCGTGTGTTGGAGGAAGTGGAGGCATTTCTCGGAGTGATCAACGAACAGAACGGTAAGCCTTATAATGCTAATAGGCTTATTGAGACCGCTGTCTCCAACGTCATTTGTAGTATCGTGTTTGGGGATAGATTCGAGTACGATGACGACAAATTCAAGAAACTATTAGCTTTACTGGAAAAGCTTTTCAGTTTGATCCCTTTCAGAGGATGTATTAATGTTATCCCTTGGCTACGATATTTCCCGGGAGACCTCATCGGCATAAAACTGTTCACCAAAGTATTTCACGCTGTTCGCGATTTCATCCAAGAAGAAATTGCAGAGCACAAGCGTACACTAGATGAGGGCAACATACGAGACTTTATCGATGCGTTCCTGAGAGAGAAGTCCAAACACGAACTGAACGATCCcgtatttgatgattttaatatTGAGATATCAGTTATGAATCTGTTTGTTGCCGGGACGGGAACCACAGCAGCAACCACACAATGGGCCATTCTGTATCTCCTCCATTATCCAGACATTCAGATAAAGTTACGAGGAGAAATTAGTTCTGTAGTGGGCACTGGTCGGTACCCGTCACTCAACGACAAACCGAACATGCCTTACTATCAGGCCTTCATCACAGAGGTCAGTCGCAAGGGCAATATTGCGCCCGTAGGACTTCCTTATGGAGCAAAACATGACATTCAGTTCCGGGGGATGACCATCCCTAAAGGATCGTTAATCACTGCCAATCTAGACTCTGTACTAATGGACCCTACAATGTTTCCTGATCCAGCAAAATTTGATCCCAACAGATACCTGGGAAACGACGGACAACTCACTGGAAAGGAGAAACAGGTCTTGACATTTTCTCTCGGTAGACGGGTGTGTATGGGTGAATCTCTTGCACGACTGGAACTCTTTCTGATTCTGACGTCACTGGTACAGAGGTTTGACCTTGTACCTGCTGACCCCGATGATTTACCAACCTTACTTCCCGTTCCAGGGGCAACCCTACCACAACCGTTTGAATTCCGGGCTGTTTTGAAAACGAACAAGGCTTAG